The Deltaproteobacteria bacterium sequence AATATCGTGTTCGTGCAGATTGGTGAGGATCGCCGCCAGGTCTCCTGGACGTTCGATGACGGGGCCCGAGGTGACCTTGAGGTCCACGCCCAGTTCCCGGGAAACGATATAGGCCAGGGTTGTTTTCCCCAAACCCGGCGGGCCGTAGAGAAGGAGATGATCCAGGGCTTCTTTCCGCCCCTTGGCGGCGTCAATGAAAATCGCAAGATTTTCCTTGACCTTCTCCTGCCCGATGTACTCCACCAGTGTTTTCGGGCGCAAGGTCAGCTCTTCGCCCTCTTCCTCGTCAAGAGGTGCCGGGGTTACGATCGATTCTCTTTTTATGGCACCCATACCGTTTGTCCCTTAACCGGTGAGCAGAAATCAGTTCGCCAGAAGCTTGAGCGTTTTTTTCAGGATCACATCCAGGGAAATCTGCTCGGCGTCCGCCTCCTGGATAACCCGGTCCAGGGCGTCATTGACCATCTGGTTCCTGTAGCCGAGATTCATCAGGGCCGACAGGGCGTCTTCGCGAACCGCGTCCAGGTCCGCCGTCCGTGGTTTATCCCCCCCCGGTGCGTCCGGCGTGTCGGTTATTTTCTTATCCCGCAGGTCAAAGATGATCCGTTCCGCCATCTTTTTTCCCACACCGGGTATGCGGATCAAACGGTTCAAGTCGCCCCGGGAAATCAGGCGCAGGAGCTCCGCCGGATCGGTCCCGGAGAGGATGTTCATGGCCAGTTTCGGCCCGATCCCGTTGACGGAAATGAGGATCTGAAAAATGTCTTTCTCCCGCTCACTGATGAAGCCGAAAAGACTGATGGCATCCTGCCGGACCTGGGTGTGGACGTGAAGCACCACATCCTGTCCTATGTCGGGCAATTCGTAAAAGGTACTCAGGGGCACGAAGACCTCGTAACCCACCCCCATCGCCTCGACGACCAGTGAAGCCGGCCTTTTCTGAATCAGGGTGCCGTTGAGACGCGCGATCACTACACGGGAGTTCCTTTCTGAAAATTCATATGACAGATGGCCGCCGCCAGGGCGTCGGAAGCATCGACTGGCGGAGGCTCCGGAAGGCCCAGAATGGCCTG is a genomic window containing:
- the ruvA gene encoding Holliday junction branch migration protein RuvA yields the protein MIARLNGTLIQKRPASLVVEAMGVGYEVFVPLSTFYELPDIGQDVVLHVHTQVRQDAISLFGFISEREKDIFQILISVNGIGPKLAMNILSGTDPAELLRLISRGDLNRLIRIPGVGKKMAERIIFDLRDKKITDTPDAPGGDKPRTADLDAVREDALSALMNLGYRNQMVNDALDRVIQEADAEQISLDVILKKTLKLLAN